TCTCCTATATTAAAGTTAGTACACCAGAAACTGTAAAAATGTAAAGAAAATAGTATTTGAATCCacagaattcactgtgtgttcttaaagaatttaatcccctcactgtacccgaggttatgAATTATTTACTCCCAGGATAAAATAGATAGAACATTAgagaagtagcggtacctcaaacttcttcaatttcagcGGACTCAAAAAGAAGCAACGTAATCACACAAAGACAcaactttatttttaagaaaatatatgcagaagagggagaaattTTAACGTTTAAAAATGACagaaaaatcctctatttatagacaacaaagagTAGTGTGAATAGGTGTTTATTGTGGCTTATCAGAAAAATTGCAActcttcaaaaaagtcacaaccttttgaAATGGTCACAACTctttggaaaagtcacaacctttcaaaaCGATCACAACTTTTCATAAATGTCACAACCTTTTATTTCCCATTCACACTTTTAAAACCTAACAGTATCACATCAGGATCCGTTGCTAGCCCACCCAATTTTACTTTATGTAACATGATGGACGTCTACATAAAGATTATATCGAAATGTATCGATATTAGATATTATGATATTTCAAAATCATGAATTTCATCCTTTGATGATCTTGAAACTAATAAAAGAAGCTAATTACTATAAACAGAGCCATCATACAAAACATTCAATACATTTAACATCAACGTCGTTGCAACAGAAAGTGCCCTGAATACAGGCTTCTTTACAGTTATCTCCCGTTGAACCAACTCCAAATCCAGGTGATCAATTTAACAGCTGACACTTTAAGACGACGATAAACTTACATAGGGGCTAAAGGAGTGTGATGAACGGAAACATAATATGTAAACGACGTTTAGGTATACCGTCCTAGATTGAAGACTTGGAAGCACTACTTGATGGTGATGTAGCGATTTGTCCCATGCTTTGCCCAGTTGTTCTTAAGATCGACTGGATTTGATAGATCATGGCCTTCTGCTGCCAGGCGACTAAGCAGCTTGGTGAATGCACTTCCACTCATTTTTCTACCACCAATTCGAGCATGTCGTTTGTTGGGAACAGCTGGTAGTGGATACATCGACAAATTGGTCGTGCAACATGAAGATTGCCAGCCTCCATTTCCCCATTTGTAGCAAGGTCTTAAGACTCCGGTGCATGAACAAACTGGAACTGGCATGGTTGTTTCATCGAAAGCCACTTGGTTGAGCCCAAGGTCCTGATCCTTCCAGTCGGGTTTTGACACAGCTAACTGTCTGTTAAGGTCATCGCTTGCCCCGACCATCTCTTGTGCACCCTTCCACTCCTGAGACTTGCCAAATGTTGTTTGGTTAAGATCTTCAGTTTCCCTTTTTACTTTCTTCGATGCTTTTGGAGTCTTCTTGGAACCTGTGGGTGCCTTTGGCTCTTTAGCTCTTTTGTTCCGATGGGGCTTTGTTGGCTCCGGAGCAGGTGGTGAAACTGGTATGGCTTCAACCATGTGCATATCTCTGGGGTCATATGTTGGTTCTCCCATATGTGACTGATGATGTACATGTTGTTGAGGATGGTGCATATGTTTCACTCCACGGACAATCTGACCACCAGTCATAGAGTTTTCTCGATACTGAAGAGTAGCAATGGCACTATCCCGCTCCATGATGGCATTATTTCGTTCTGCTATTGCTGAATCCCGCTGCAGGATAGCCATGTCACGCTCTGCCAAGGCAGCCTTTTTTTCAGAAAGGGCCAGATTCCTCTCTTGTATGGCGGCATCTCTTTCTGCCATGATGGCCATTATCTGCTTCATCGATGGCTGATGCTGCATCAACCACTGAAACATGGAAAATTTAGCATTTTTGACACGAAgcatagatagatagatagatatatgTGAAAAATCACGAAAGTTTCAATAAAATCAGTACATTTTGAACCCGTAACGAACATAAAGATTGAAACCATCAAGTTTAAATTGAGGATCCACCTCTGGTTACAACACATGGAAATCGTACTTGAGATCCAAATTACAAAACTAGACTTAAGCAATCAACCTCAACTCCAGCTACATACCTGACCCTGAGGCGGTTTATGCCTTCCATTATCACGATTCCCACTGTCATCCATATGATATATGCAGGTAGTTAATGTCAAAATTAGTGTCAGCCCTCAATCCAACAGAACTGGCATATACTCATCAAGGAAAAACCAACCCCTGTAGTCAAAAGTTAGATAATCAAATAGGTCACATCTTCTTCATGGAAGGATAGTGTCCCTGAATACCGAAGACAGAAATTAAAGTGCATAAAGTAAACGACACAACTATTTTTTAGGGATCTTCCCACAAATAGCCCACAGATTTACGGTTTACTTTTTCTAGCCGGTATACATTGATTATACACAACCATACACATATAATAGTTTGGGGTTAGGTCttcatacactttaccctctccagaccccacattgtgggattatactgggtttgttgttgtattcatcTGCCTactatttttttagtttaatcAGTTGGGTGAAAGACTATTTAGGTTAATTCTTCTATTTTATACTAGTTGTTTTCCGGTGTGGTGACAACATCCAGTTTCCCTTGGGTTACAAGGTTTCCATTAGATCTTTCAGTATCAAGTTGATTACAACCGCAACGTTTTTTCTCGCACTCACCACAAATGTTCACAACTTTGGTTTTCTCCCATTAACCAACAACGATGATCGACACAAcctctctctttctccttttctCTCTATCATATCTAGGGAAGCCCGGTCCACAAAGCATCTCACGTTATGCAGGGTCCAGAAAAGGGCCGCAACACAAGAGGTGACATGTAGACAGTCGAACCTAGTATAAAAATTAGTAGTTGCTTTCATGGCTCGAACCCGTGACCAATAGGTGTTACCATTGCTCCAAGGTTTCCCTTTTCTCTCTATCTTATAAAACAACGTAGCcggtgtaatcccacaagtggttTGGGAAGGGTAGAGCGTAAGTAATCCTTACACCTACCTTGAGAGATAGGGAGGTTATTTCCGATACACCTTCACCTCAAGGAAAAGCATATCAAAGTAGATTGACCCCTCTCAAATAAGTAAAGAACAGATGAGGCAGGAAGAATAAACAATCAAAGCCTTCACCTTCAAATGCtcataacaaaagaaaataagggaaATATAAGAGTCgccaaaaagggaaaaaaaacaaaaaaaattaatccatTCCATTTCAGGAAGCATACACATATATTCAGAGCTTTGAGTGAATAAACGTATTCATATGACAAACTTACCAACTACCAACAGTTCAGATCTGCATTCTCTTAGTCAAGGCTGAATCATAAAGAACCTGAAAGACAAGCACTCATCATTAGCTCCGTCAGCCCTGAAAGAAACATAAAGGAGCAGAGATGAGAAAATAACACAAGATTTGTACTGCTTTGGTGATGGTAGAAATACACATATTTGTTCCATTATACAGGTGGATGTCCAGATATTACAATAATACCGGACttcacattaaaaaaaataatttcccaCTCCAAAAGgggaaaataaaaatgcatattAGTTATGACTTACGACAAGCTAAAGGAATCACAAGAGCAGATTTCAACCGAGTGGCAAGACATAAAACGTGTAACACAAAATTCATAGGAGTTGCTGAAAGGCAGAACAAATATGAATAAGCTAATCCCGGAAGAGAGTACTTTAGGCCTAAGTTCTTTCAAAAGTATTCCAGTAGAAGGTCCGCGGATTTTACAAATTCCATGGAGAACTGTTGGAATAGCTGTATGGGGTAAAGTGGAGACCAGACAATCGCCAATAAAGCCGTGATCTAAAAAGCCATTGAAAGATTTTGGCACATTAAACCGGCATGATTAACTCTTCTATTATGCCAAGAagatattcaaaataattgtgGGTGTTAAGTTATCTAAGTTCCTatgggaaaaaaaaaacaagcaaATTAGCATAGAAGGATTATCTATTTAAGGAAAAAGGGAAGAAGCTTAGCAGTTTCATCTTGTCAATGTCATCAGTAAGACCATAACTGATCACAAGATAAAATTCAAGCTAAAATACAGAtttaaaaaagagaaattttgCAATATTCACTTCTGAAACAACATTGCTCCATAACACATAACTCTTGATTGATTGAGACAAAACAATTCCACAAATACAGCTTAACTCCATGTTGCCCATTTGGTCAAAAGAGTAGTAATAATCTTGCAAAGGGCACAATCTCAAATGAGCGTTGTCTCTTCATCAAAAACATGAATGATCAATTCGGACATATTGCAGTTTATAGAACGTGTTCCTCTTGACTGGAATTAAGAACAGGTCTATTTACGAAAATAAGTATCTTCCTCATGCTAAAAACTTGCAATAAGATGGACAAAATCAGTAGTCATTAGTTATGTTCCACGACTACAGCTTAGACTTGCATTTTCATccagcaacaaaaaaaaaatccatccATGTAGACAGAACAACAAAATACTTATAACAGCGCCGCCAATCAGCAGTGTTATCAAAGGAGAAAAGcacaaaaaagctctaaggtccgTTGGGGCTAAATCACAAATAAAgtgtgggctttaatgaaaaaaggcgcaaagggaaaaaatacaaatatatatgtttagtccaagactaataattataaagatgaatgacaaatatatgaccaaagaaattgaaCGTTGATGACATCACTAAAGCACACATAAAGTGAGGCGAGCACTCTACACGTTTTGAGCCTCTCTTCAGGGCCTAAGCGCACTTAAAGCGCACCTTTGACTACACTGCCAATCAGTCACCTCAAAAATTTCATTACAAGATGCAATTTAACCTAAAGTGTAGCTCATAAACACGCCCCACCCCAAACCCCCAacagccaaaagaaagaaagaataaaaccAGAGCTTGATGATTATGTCTTAACAGCATATAAAACCAGAGCTTGATGATTATGTCTTAACAGCATACACTCTACTAGCTCTTTCTTCCAGTTAAACAGTGTTCACCTGTATCGGCTCAACGGCATACACTCTGTCGTTAAAAATGGAAAGGTTTTAAGGTTAATGAATGTTTCATTAGACAATGCCTTGACTTAATCTAATCTAAAGCATTAAAAAAACAGTTCTAACAAAAAAACCAAGTCTTTCAGCATAGAAAGAACCAATCTTTATAACTAAAAACCTAGTAAATCCAGAAATGGAtactttaaaaatgaaatcttgaAGATCAATCATACAAACAGGAAAATGAACTTCACAGCAATTATAAAATCAGCTAATCAAGATTCTGAGAAACGAATTAACCCCAAAACCaaaacaagtaaaaaaaaaattaataaccaAAATTGAAGCTCATAACAAGCTGAAACACTCATCAAAGCCTACAAGATTCAGAATTTCATTCAATCCCAACTGAATTAGCTATGAACAAACATCAACTTACCAACAAAATACATGCAAAGAGGATTAAAAAacagaagaaaagaagatacaCCAATTAAAGAGTACATAAAGCTAACATACCAGAGCTGATACACAattgaaaaaacaaaatcaagaaaggaaaagggtcaaaactcaaaaaccctAACTTAAAAGAGATAAATATCAGTGAAGAAAGAGCAGTAGTTGAAAGAAAGAACAACATTGACATCACCCATCAActctttttctcatttctttttttgggggtgattttcttttttgtatttttcattaattttatcttttaccTGTCAACACCAATACCAACACCCATACCAGCATCTTTTTGTTTTCTTCCTCTCTCTTTCTTGAGTTTTCTTTATTACCCTTTGGAAAAATACTAGTGCTAGTAAGAGTAGTTACAGTAATCCTCCACTTTATTATATATCTATAGTGTTTTCTGAAAAATTGACTGCAAATCCTTGACTGTGAATGGAAGTTTAAATAGAGATTTGTGCTGATAAGTAGAAGGCAAAAAGACAACTTTTTTATGTGTCTGTTTGCTAGTGGTTCGAatagattttctttttaattaatgagaatttttcataatttatctttcACTAATATCACCTGAATATGACAGATCGCTTTCTTTGTAAAAAAAGTCAATTTGTTTTTCTAACTTGTAAATAATCAaccaattaaattattaattcgAACCAAGAGTCAAAAAATTCTGCTTTTTCAAATTGGGCTTAATAGGATAGTaaaagatctttaatttttgtGAAATGTTAGATTGACTTGTGACCAGTGTATTAAAAgagaaaatgaccaaaatggTCCCAAATAAAAAGGCAGGTTCAAAATTTTTCCTTAAATAGTTTAATCTTTTAAATTTATTCAAAATGAGCACATCTTGGTCTATGTTAAATAAGCATTTAATGAATTTTGACAATTAGATTTAATAGTAAttgtgaaaaaaaaagaattaacatGAATTCACATGCGAAGTTGTAGATTGTTGTAATTACTAACTATGATAGTGATACTGAACTATCTATCAGTATGTTAGAATATACAATATTAACTTTCTTACTCAAAAAAAAGGGGTAGATTTTGcgatttttataatatttgattGTTTTTAAAGtctagtataattttttaaggtgcacttatttatttattttttgtgccTGGTGCATATTTGATTGTTTCTAAAGtcttgtataattttttaaggtgcacttatttattttttgtgtctGATGCAGCTTTTGATGTTGTATTTGTGAGATTTAACGAGACTTTTCTTGTTTTCTACTTGAATTTATAGATTCCGTAAAATGTACTAATGGtataattgttttaaaaaaaataatatttgacaGAAACAAAAAGTGATCACTTGAAAAACTGGAAGGACCAAAATCATGCAAGAGTGTATTTGAGGAACCATTTTAAACCAATCCTCAAACATAAGTGACCATTTTGTCGTTTTATCAAACCTAAGACACCATATGTAAGTCTCACAAATTTTCAATTCTAAAGTGCTATTTCAAGAAAATGTTGAACTTATTATGTGGCGGAGGCCCTGTAAATTACTTAAAACAAGGTGAACAATTAAAGACATAAAATGTTCATGACACATTCTTAGGACATTAAGAACACCATATTCAATGTAATTTCACTAGTGAAATCCGAAGAAAGTATGTAAGCAGACCTTAGCCATACCTCCGTGAGAGGTAGGGAGGCTGTTTCAATTTGCAGGACTACTGGATCATTTAAAAGTTGTCTGACCACAAAACAAGTAGTGAACAAGTCCCAATATCGCAATATTACAAGAGCAACAATTATCAACATAGCCACAATAATGCAATATAAGCTGATTTAGAGACATAAATTTCATAGTAGTTTGTGTTCAGGCCAAGAAAATCTACATCTGATGATCGGCTGACACCTTCTTCAAAGCTAAACAGTCAGTAAACTGATTTGCAGAAATGGAAGTTAAATCCGGAAAGGCTCTATCTAACTGGTATGAGTTTTCTTCTCTATGCTTGACTTGCTCAAAACGATAACTCCAAGCACAATAAGTGAAGCGCCTGCAAACCACTGCAAAAGCAATACTGATTAATAGATCAAATGGCATAATTTTCATAGTATATATGACAGGTTGATCTAGCATCATCAGTAACGGGGATGTATCTATGTTTTAGTTGATGTAAAAGCGTTAGATGCTGAGATATTGTTCATTATCATGTTGGGAAACTATACTCATAGTAACCATATAGGCACACATTGCTGACTTAATTAGAACTTCAGActaattttagaaattttttgtTCACTGATTAATCTTTAATGTGAAGTCTAGATACAGTTGGGCATTGCAAACATAGTTGAAACACATTTAAGGTATTGCATGGTGATTAACACCCTAGTCACAGGTCCAAGATCCACACCATAAAGAATTATTCTTTAGTTATATGGACTTGGTGGCATAGTCAGTTGCATAAGCCCTAATTATAGTCAACCTTTTTGATTTTATCAGTTGATGAAATCTATGACTAGAGAATTCATAGAAAAGATTATCCAGCTATATTAATAGGTTCTAAGACGCAACAACAGAAGGACTTCCATAAAATAGGCAGAGAGAAGTGAACAAGAAATGGGCTCAAAAGTCAAATGGCTAGTACTATGACTACAGAAATCTTAGAAAGGTTAATTCAGCTATGTCTGGAAAAAAA
This region of Solanum dulcamara chromosome 9, daSolDulc1.2, whole genome shotgun sequence genomic DNA includes:
- the LOC129902333 gene encoding protein BASIC PENTACYSTEINE6; protein product: MDDSGNRDNGRHKPPQGQWLMQHQPSMKQIMAIMAERDAAIQERNLALSEKKAALAERDMAILQRDSAIAERNNAIMERDSAIATLQYRENSMTGGQIVRGVKHMHHPQQHVHHQSHMGEPTYDPRDMHMVEAIPVSPPAPEPTKPHRNKRAKEPKAPTGSKKTPKASKKVKRETEDLNQTTFGKSQEWKGAQEMVGASDDLNRQLAVSKPDWKDQDLGLNQVAFDETTMPVPVCSCTGVLRPCYKWGNGGWQSSCCTTNLSMYPLPAVPNKRHARIGGRKMSGSAFTKLLSRLAAEGHDLSNPVDLKNNWAKHGTNRYITIK